One part of the Actinomyces howellii genome encodes these proteins:
- a CDS encoding carbohydrate ABC transporter permease — translation MPTSARGRSRALRKEARTAWIMSSPALLLLLLFMGIPILLTFALSFTNTRLISPNPPSFVGLSNFTRAFTSDPTFMRSLTNTAFFALVVVPCQSGLALALAILVNQKVKGVTALRTIIFMPVVTSMVVVSILWSFFYEDNGLVNSMLNTLTGGAWTAVPWLTNPGTAMPAIIVLSIWQAVGLHMIIWLAGLQMIDPSLYEAADLDGVNGWQRFRYITWPGLRSTMVFILVTITIAALGLFVQVDVMTAGGPQDATSTLVYHAVRKGYREQDMGYGSAISLIFFVAVLLISLIQRWLTREKD, via the coding sequence ATGCCAACGTCCGCCAGGGGGCGCAGCCGCGCCCTGCGCAAGGAGGCCCGGACCGCCTGGATCATGTCCTCGCCGGCGCTGCTCCTCCTCCTGCTCTTCATGGGCATCCCCATCCTGCTCACCTTCGCACTGTCCTTCACTAACACCCGGCTCATCTCGCCCAACCCCCCCAGCTTCGTGGGCCTGAGCAACTTCACCCGCGCCTTCACCTCCGACCCGACCTTCATGAGGTCGCTGACCAACACGGCCTTCTTCGCCCTGGTCGTCGTGCCCTGCCAGTCGGGGCTCGCGCTCGCCCTGGCGATCCTGGTCAACCAGAAGGTCAAGGGCGTGACCGCCTTGAGGACCATCATCTTCATGCCGGTGGTGACCTCGATGGTCGTCGTGTCCATCCTGTGGAGCTTCTTCTACGAGGACAACGGCCTGGTCAACTCGATGCTCAACACGTTGACCGGAGGGGCGTGGACCGCGGTGCCGTGGCTGACGAACCCGGGAACCGCCATGCCGGCGATCATCGTGCTGTCGATCTGGCAGGCGGTGGGCCTGCACATGATCATCTGGCTGGCGGGACTGCAGATGATCGACCCGTCCCTCTACGAGGCCGCCGACCTCGACGGGGTCAACGGCTGGCAGCGCTTCCGGTACATCACCTGGCCGGGACTGCGGTCCACCATGGTCTTCATCCTCGTGACCATCACGATCGCGGCGCTCGGGCTGTTCGTCCAGGTCGACGTCATGACCGCCGGCGGCCCCCAGGACGCCACATCCACACTCGTCTACCACGCCGTGCGCAAGGGCTACCGCGAGCAGGACATGGGTTACGGGAGCGCGATCTCCCTCATCTTCTTTGTCGCCGTGCTCCTCATCTCGCTCATCCAGCGCTGGCTCACCAGGGAGAAGGACTGA
- a CDS encoding CTP synthase has translation MSSASQRLGGNRTRVPRHVFVTGGVVSSLGKGLTASSIGRLLRSRGLSVVMQKLDPYINVDPGTMNPFQHGEVFVTEDGAETDLDIGHYERFLDVALSVSANATTGQVYSTVIAKERRGEYLGDTVQVIPHVTDEIKRVMRAQAEPDAQGEVPDVIITEIGGTVGDIESLPFIEAARQVRADLGRRNVAFVHVSLVPFLPAAGELKTKPTQHSVAALRSIGIQPDALVLRTDRPLPAGVTDKVALMCDVDQEAVVECVDASSIYEVPPTLHRGGLDAFLVQRLALPFRDVDWTEWNGLLERVRRPRHTLSVALVGKYVDLHDAYLSVSEAIRHAGFACDARIDLRWVASDTCASPDGASAALAGVDAVVVPGGFGVRGIEGKIGALRWAREHGVPTLGLCLGLQCMVIEAARHLAGLEGASSTEMDPGTDEPVITTMDSQRGVVDGQEDLGGTMRLGAYPAVLSEGSLVAAAYGTTEVSERHRHRFEVNNDYRELLESVGLHVSGTSPDGSLTEFVELDRSQHPFYVATQAHPEFKSRPTRAHPLFVALVSAGLERSGATSPVGPQDHAAAADDQGPGQVRS, from the coding sequence GTGAGCAGCGCATCTCAACGACTCGGCGGGAACCGCACCCGCGTCCCCAGGCACGTCTTCGTCACCGGAGGGGTCGTGTCCTCCCTGGGCAAGGGCCTGACGGCATCGAGCATCGGGCGCCTTCTGCGCTCGCGCGGCCTGAGCGTCGTCATGCAGAAGCTCGACCCGTACATCAACGTCGACCCGGGCACCATGAACCCCTTCCAGCACGGGGAGGTCTTCGTCACCGAGGACGGGGCGGAGACGGACCTCGACATCGGCCACTACGAGCGCTTCCTCGACGTCGCGCTGTCGGTGAGCGCCAACGCCACGACCGGGCAGGTCTACTCCACCGTCATCGCCAAGGAGCGCCGAGGGGAGTACCTCGGAGACACCGTCCAGGTGATCCCGCACGTCACCGACGAGATCAAGCGCGTCATGCGAGCCCAGGCCGAGCCTGACGCCCAGGGGGAGGTCCCCGACGTCATCATCACGGAGATCGGCGGCACGGTCGGGGACATCGAGTCGCTGCCCTTCATCGAGGCCGCCCGTCAGGTCCGCGCCGACCTGGGGCGGCGGAACGTGGCCTTCGTGCACGTGTCCCTCGTGCCCTTCCTCCCGGCCGCCGGTGAGCTCAAGACCAAGCCCACCCAGCACTCGGTGGCCGCCCTGCGCTCGATCGGCATCCAGCCCGACGCGCTGGTCCTGCGCACCGACCGCCCGCTGCCGGCCGGGGTCACGGACAAGGTGGCCCTCATGTGCGACGTCGACCAGGAGGCCGTCGTCGAGTGCGTCGACGCCTCCTCCATCTACGAGGTGCCGCCGACCCTCCACCGCGGCGGGCTCGACGCGTTCCTCGTCCAGCGCCTGGCCCTGCCCTTCCGCGACGTCGACTGGACCGAGTGGAACGGCCTGCTCGAGCGCGTGCGCCGACCGCGTCACACGCTGAGCGTCGCCCTCGTGGGCAAGTACGTCGACCTCCACGACGCCTACCTGTCGGTCTCCGAGGCCATCCGCCACGCCGGATTCGCCTGCGACGCCAGGATCGACCTGAGGTGGGTCGCCTCGGACACCTGCGCCTCGCCCGACGGGGCCTCGGCCGCCCTGGCGGGGGTCGACGCCGTCGTCGTGCCCGGCGGCTTCGGCGTCCGGGGCATCGAGGGCAAGATCGGCGCGCTGCGCTGGGCCCGCGAGCACGGGGTACCCACCCTCGGGCTGTGCCTGGGGCTGCAGTGCATGGTCATCGAGGCGGCCCGGCACCTGGCCGGCCTGGAGGGGGCCTCCTCCACGGAGATGGACCCGGGGACGGACGAGCCGGTCATCACGACGATGGACTCCCAGCGCGGCGTGGTCGACGGCCAGGAGGACCTCGGCGGCACGATGCGCCTGGGGGCCTACCCGGCGGTGCTCTCCGAGGGCTCGCTCGTCGCGGCCGCCTACGGCACGACCGAGGTCTCCGAGCGCCACCGGCACCGATTCGAGGTCAACAACGACTACCGCGAGCTCCTGGAGTCGGTCGGCCTGCACGTCTCAGGCACCTCCCCCGACGGCTCCCTGACCGAGTTCGTCGAGCTCGACAGGTCCCAGCACCCCTTCTACGTGGCCACCCAGGCCCACCCCGAGTTCAAGTCCCGACCGACGCGCGCCCACCCGCTGTTCGTCGCCCTCGTGAGCGCGGGCCTGGAGCGGTCCGGGGCCACGTCCCCGGTGGGCCCGCAGGACCACGCGGCCGCCGCCGACGACCAGGGGCCCGGGCAGGTGCGGTCATGA
- a CDS encoding carbohydrate ABC transporter permease, translating to MPEKPEKPHTLAAPRSEAEAVAAPERVRHGRAATRRRSRVLTYVGLVLAASVAALPLLFMIVSSLKKDSQIFADLGSIKAFLPVGSLSLDNYTGVFQRVPAAHFLLNSIIVTVGIVVLGLVVNSLIGFAIARMRWRGKGIVLSLVLATLMVPFETIAVPLVYWVAKLPTVSWVEDGFLLEQGMLNTYQVQILPFVANALAIFLFAQHFSDIPKEIDEAARVDGASWWTIYRRIIVPLSGPTFATVAIITMLPAWNSYLWPLMVVQDEALRPVSVGMQYFFQLNPVWGEIMAYGTLITLPVLIIFVLFQRSFVASLAGTAVKG from the coding sequence ATGCCTGAGAAGCCTGAGAAGCCTCACACGCTCGCCGCGCCCCGCTCGGAGGCCGAGGCGGTCGCAGCCCCGGAGCGGGTGCGCCACGGCCGGGCGGCCACCCGACGGCGCTCGCGGGTCCTGACCTACGTCGGTCTCGTGCTCGCCGCCTCCGTGGCGGCTCTTCCCCTGCTGTTCATGATCGTGTCCTCGCTCAAGAAGGACTCTCAGATCTTCGCCGACCTGGGGTCGATCAAGGCGTTCCTCCCGGTGGGCAGCCTGAGCCTGGACAACTACACCGGCGTCTTCCAACGGGTCCCGGCGGCGCACTTCCTGCTCAACTCGATCATCGTGACCGTCGGAATCGTCGTGCTCGGTCTCGTGGTCAACTCGCTCATCGGATTCGCCATCGCCAGGATGCGGTGGAGGGGCAAGGGAATCGTCCTGTCCCTCGTTCTGGCCACTCTCATGGTGCCCTTCGAGACCATCGCCGTTCCGCTCGTCTACTGGGTGGCCAAGCTCCCCACGGTCTCGTGGGTCGAGGACGGGTTCCTGCTCGAGCAGGGCATGCTCAACACCTACCAGGTGCAGATCCTGCCCTTCGTGGCCAACGCCCTGGCGATCTTCCTGTTCGCCCAGCACTTCTCCGACATCCCCAAGGAGATCGACGAGGCGGCCCGCGTCGACGGCGCCTCCTGGTGGACGATCTACCGCCGGATCATCGTGCCTCTGTCGGGGCCGACCTTCGCGACGGTCGCCATCATCACGATGCTTCCGGCCTGGAACTCCTACCTGTGGCCGCTCATGGTCGTCCAGGACGAGGCGCTGCGCCCCGTGAGCGTCGGCATGCAGTACTTCTTCCAGCTCAACCCCGTGTGGGGGGAGATCATGGCGTACGGCACCCTCATCACCCTGCCCGTGCTCATCATCTTCGTCCTGTTCCAGCGCTCCTTCGTCGCCTCGCTCGCGGGGACGGCTGTCAAGGGCTGA
- a CDS encoding LacI family DNA-binding transcriptional regulator, translating to MPTLAEVASAARVSTASASLVLSGKSEGRVSAATAARVRAAAEELGYVRDALAGGLRKGRTRTLGVLAEQVLSTPYAVSMIDAILTACRELGWSVLMTDAGGRAEHSAAALRELQSRRVDVIIHAAMYHQEVHVDPELTRVAVLNGFADRDGVAGVVPDEVDAARQAVGHLISLGHRRIGHVTDSRSRTVASELRLQGYHEVLREAGIEPEAGLVVRGANNPAGADEAARRMLDRPDRPTAVFCYNDGMAAGVYRAAAELGLSVPSDLSVVGFDDLTLISTNLAPALTTMRLPHYEMADWLTRALVGAADPPPPTTTRFPCALVERGSTAPPRER from the coding sequence ATGCCGACTCTTGCCGAGGTCGCCAGCGCTGCCAGGGTGTCGACCGCCTCCGCCTCGCTCGTGCTGTCAGGTAAGTCGGAGGGGCGTGTCTCGGCGGCCACCGCAGCCCGGGTGCGTGCGGCGGCCGAGGAGCTGGGCTACGTGCGCGACGCCCTGGCCGGTGGCCTGCGCAAAGGCCGGACCCGCACCCTGGGGGTCCTGGCCGAGCAGGTGCTCTCGACGCCCTACGCCGTGTCCATGATCGACGCCATCCTCACGGCCTGCCGCGAGCTGGGGTGGTCCGTGCTCATGACCGACGCCGGGGGACGGGCCGAGCACAGCGCCGCGGCCCTGCGCGAGCTCCAGTCCCGGCGCGTCGACGTCATCATCCACGCCGCGATGTACCACCAGGAGGTCCACGTCGACCCAGAGCTGACCAGGGTCGCGGTCCTCAACGGCTTCGCCGACCGCGACGGCGTGGCGGGCGTCGTGCCCGACGAGGTGGACGCCGCCCGCCAGGCCGTGGGGCACCTTATTTCGCTCGGCCACCGGCGCATCGGGCACGTCACCGACTCCCGCTCCAGGACGGTCGCCTCCGAGCTGCGCCTCCAGGGCTACCACGAGGTCCTGCGCGAGGCGGGTATCGAGCCCGAGGCGGGCCTGGTCGTGCGCGGGGCCAACAACCCGGCCGGAGCCGACGAGGCCGCGCGCAGGATGCTCGACCGCCCCGACCGGCCCACCGCCGTGTTCTGCTACAACGACGGGATGGCGGCCGGCGTCTACCGCGCGGCCGCCGAGCTGGGGCTGTCGGTGCCCTCCGACCTGTCCGTCGTCGGCTTCGACGACCTCACCCTCATCTCGACCAACCTCGCCCCCGCGCTCACCACGATGCGCCTGCCCCACTACGAGATGGCCGACTGGCTGACCCGCGCCCTCGTCGGCGCCGCCGACCCCCCTCCTCCCACGACGACCCGCTTCCCGTGCGCCCTGGTCGAGCGCGGCTCGACCGCGCCACCCCGTGAGCGCTGA
- a CDS encoding glycosyltransferase family 4 protein, producing the protein MSPTGDHRDDRDDRDDRDDRDDRGDPEAVEATVAGVTGDERLRVLELCGSAAGGVRSHLAQCARILAAAGHDVIVEAPAAVIAGSDLGGARAEALEIGPRPAPSDTAAVARLRRLGGRADVVHAHGLRAGALAALALGRRAPGRTRLVVTVHNLPVGGRLTTTLGQRLEALVASRADAVLAVSPDLSERLLARGATEVDIAVIPAPEHRGEEIAPPASSVDSAWGTARPRLLTVARLAPQKGLDLLLETASVLAGMRQRGSLPGSEDLVWAVAGDGPGLPAARSRIIEQSLPVRLLGRREDVPALLRAADVVVQTSLWEGQPLAVQEAMRAGAAVVATDVGGTAVTARGAALLVAPDPRELATAIRGLLTDATALEAARRRSRVASGGLPTAEDLAAQLDAVVTGPAHGPRSAARD; encoded by the coding sequence ATGAGTCCCACCGGTGACCACAGGGACGACAGAGACGACAGAGACGACAGGGACGACAGAGACGACAGGGGCGACCCGGAGGCCGTGGAGGCCACGGTGGCCGGGGTGACCGGGGACGAACGCCTGCGCGTCCTGGAGCTGTGCGGCTCGGCCGCCGGGGGAGTGCGCTCCCATCTCGCCCAGTGCGCCAGGATCCTGGCGGCGGCGGGCCACGACGTCATCGTCGAGGCGCCCGCCGCGGTCATCGCCGGCTCCGACCTGGGCGGTGCCCGGGCCGAGGCCCTTGAGATCGGCCCGAGGCCGGCCCCCTCAGACACCGCCGCCGTGGCCAGGCTGCGTCGGCTGGGCGGGCGTGCCGACGTCGTCCACGCCCACGGCCTGCGCGCAGGCGCCCTGGCCGCGCTCGCGCTGGGACGACGAGCCCCTGGGCGCACCCGTCTGGTCGTCACCGTCCACAACCTGCCGGTCGGGGGCAGGCTGACCACGACCCTCGGACAGCGCCTCGAGGCGCTTGTGGCCTCGCGGGCCGACGCCGTCCTGGCCGTCAGCCCCGATCTGTCCGAGCGTCTCCTGGCGCGAGGCGCCACCGAGGTCGACATCGCCGTCATCCCCGCCCCCGAGCACCGGGGCGAGGAGATCGCCCCGCCGGCCTCCTCGGTGGACTCGGCCTGGGGCACCGCCCGGCCCCGCCTGCTCACCGTCGCGCGCCTGGCGCCCCAGAAGGGCCTCGACCTGCTGCTCGAGACCGCCTCGGTCCTGGCCGGGATGAGGCAGCGAGGCAGCCTGCCGGGCTCTGAGGACCTTGTCTGGGCGGTGGCCGGCGACGGCCCGGGCCTGCCCGCGGCCAGGAGCCGGATCATCGAGCAGTCCCTGCCCGTCAGGCTCCTGGGGCGCCGCGAGGACGTCCCGGCCCTCCTGCGGGCCGCCGACGTCGTCGTCCAGACGAGCCTGTGGGAGGGCCAGCCCCTGGCCGTCCAGGAGGCGATGCGCGCGGGAGCGGCCGTGGTGGCCACCGACGTCGGTGGCACGGCGGTCACCGCACGCGGCGCGGCGCTGCTCGTGGCCCCCGACCCCCGGGAGCTCGCGACGGCGATCAGGGGGCTGCTCACCGACGCCACGGCCCTGGAGGCGGCCAGACGGCGCTCGCGCGTGGCCTCCGGCGGGCTGCCCACCGCCGAGGACCTGGCGGCCCAGCTCGACGCGGTCGTGACCGGCCCCGCCCACGGACCGCGCTCCGCGGCCAGGGACTGA
- a CDS encoding NUDIX domain-containing protein has product MSGTRIEDVHDMSRDVVEHASVWSGPIFTVEDDVVLSQGAAPVRRQTVAHHDAVSIVALREGEDSGQPDGSAEILLVRQYRHPVRAMLWEIPAGLLDVPGEPPLLAAQRELAEETDHAARLWHVLVDTYASPGFTTEGARCFLARGLRLLEDDERVPRTEEEAEIRPAWFPLEEVVEAVMSGAVHNPSTVVGVLAAQLARARGYAGLREAGAHWLRSPRSL; this is encoded by the coding sequence ATGAGCGGGACCCGCATCGAGGACGTCCACGACATGAGCCGAGACGTCGTCGAGCACGCCAGCGTGTGGTCCGGCCCGATCTTCACCGTCGAGGACGACGTCGTCCTGAGCCAGGGGGCGGCGCCGGTGCGCCGCCAGACGGTGGCGCACCACGACGCGGTGAGCATCGTGGCCCTGCGCGAGGGGGAGGACTCCGGACAGCCCGACGGCTCGGCCGAGATCCTCCTCGTGCGCCAGTACCGCCACCCCGTGCGCGCCATGCTCTGGGAGATCCCCGCGGGCCTGCTCGACGTGCCCGGCGAGCCGCCGCTGCTGGCCGCCCAGCGCGAGCTCGCCGAGGAGACCGACCACGCCGCCCGCCTGTGGCACGTGCTCGTCGACACCTACGCCTCACCGGGCTTCACCACCGAGGGGGCGCGCTGCTTCCTGGCCAGGGGGCTGCGCCTGCTCGAGGACGACGAACGAGTACCCCGCACCGAGGAGGAGGCCGAGATCCGTCCCGCCTGGTTCCCCCTCGAGGAGGTCGTCGAGGCGGTCATGTCCGGCGCCGTGCACAACCCCTCGACCGTCGTGGGGGTGCTCGCCGCACAGCTCGCGCGCGCCAGGGGATATGCGGGTCTGCGCGAGGCCGGAGCACACTGGCTCCGCAGTCCCAGGAGCCTGTGA
- a CDS encoding ABC transporter substrate-binding protein, with product MITTRRTFLGASALAATAATLSACSSQQGKSGSSGVTLWTHNGGNKEELAVVNKAVEAFNAANPDTPITVKPYPQASYNDAIAAAATAGDLPDILDLDGPIMPNWAWAGYLAPLTISSDLEESVIDSAKGYWNDTLYSVGPYDTSLCFLARKSAIDTIGARVPTVDQPWTRAEFDDVLTKLGELPDYEFAIDMGVWDTAEWWPYAYSPMLQSFGGDLIDRETYATADGFLNSAEAVEWGTWFRSLFANGLASQTPTEDGQDFIQGKVPMVYTGGWKVLQAQETLGADEVLILPPVDFGKGAHVGGGSWQWGVSATSANPEVATKFIEFLMRKEYLVEYSNAIGNFPSVESATPETDYYGEGKPLEPIYEIGTTYALLRPATPGYKVISSIFDKAAHDIVSGADVQQTLDQAVKDIDADIESNNGYKAS from the coding sequence ATGATCACCACCCGCCGGACCTTCCTCGGGGCGAGCGCCCTGGCAGCAACTGCGGCCACCCTGTCGGCCTGCTCGTCCCAGCAGGGGAAGTCCGGCTCCTCCGGCGTGACCCTGTGGACCCACAATGGGGGCAACAAGGAGGAGCTCGCCGTCGTCAACAAGGCCGTCGAGGCCTTCAACGCGGCCAACCCCGACACCCCGATCACGGTCAAGCCCTACCCCCAGGCCTCCTACAACGACGCCATCGCGGCGGCGGCCACGGCGGGCGACCTGCCCGACATCCTCGACCTGGACGGCCCGATCATGCCGAACTGGGCGTGGGCGGGCTACCTCGCCCCGCTGACCATCTCCTCGGACCTGGAGGAGTCTGTCATCGACTCGGCCAAGGGCTACTGGAACGACACCCTGTACTCGGTGGGCCCCTACGACACGTCCTTGTGCTTCCTGGCCCGCAAGTCCGCCATCGACACCATCGGCGCACGCGTGCCCACCGTCGACCAGCCCTGGACCCGGGCCGAGTTCGACGACGTGCTCACCAAGCTCGGCGAGCTGCCCGACTACGAGTTCGCCATCGACATGGGCGTGTGGGACACCGCCGAGTGGTGGCCCTACGCCTACTCCCCGATGCTCCAGTCCTTCGGTGGGGACCTCATCGACCGCGAGACCTACGCCACCGCCGACGGATTCCTCAACAGCGCCGAGGCCGTCGAGTGGGGCACGTGGTTCCGCAGCCTCTTCGCCAACGGCCTGGCCTCCCAGACCCCCACCGAGGACGGTCAGGACTTCATCCAGGGCAAGGTGCCCATGGTCTACACCGGCGGCTGGAAGGTCCTCCAGGCCCAGGAGACCCTCGGTGCCGACGAGGTGCTCATCCTCCCGCCGGTCGACTTCGGCAAGGGGGCGCACGTGGGCGGAGGCTCGTGGCAGTGGGGCGTCTCGGCGACCTCCGCCAACCCCGAGGTCGCCACGAAGTTCATCGAGTTCCTCATGCGCAAGGAGTACCTCGTGGAGTACTCCAACGCGATCGGCAACTTCCCCTCGGTCGAGTCCGCCACGCCGGAGACCGACTACTACGGGGAGGGCAAGCCGCTCGAGCCCATCTACGAGATCGGCACGACCTACGCCCTGCTGCGTCCGGCCACCCCCGGCTACAAGGTCATCTCCTCGATCTTCGACAAGGCCGCCCACGACATCGTCTCGGGCGCCGACGTCCAGCAGACCCTCGACCAGGCGGTCAAGGACATCGACGCCGACATCGAGTCCAACAACGGCTACAAGGCGAGCTGA